The following proteins are encoded in a genomic region of Zea mays cultivar B73 chromosome 9, Zm-B73-REFERENCE-NAM-5.0, whole genome shotgun sequence:
- the LOC103638134 gene encoding arginine decarboxylase 1, translating to MPALAVDAATPVAHAFASCDAARFPAPPVVGPAAAAEAAPWSADLSAALYNVDGWGAPYFFVNDDGDVAVRPHGAATLPGQEIDLAKVVAKAAGPRAGGGLGLPLPLLVRFPDVLRHRVETLNAAFGYAVRSTGYGSRYQGVYPVKCNQDRYVVEDIVEFGAPFGFGLEAGSKPELLLAMSCLAARGGLDALLICNGYKDDGYVSLALMARSMGLNTVIVLEQEEELDIVVEASRRLGVRPVVGMRAKLRTKHAGHFGSTSGEKGKFGLSAAQILSVVTKLKAIGMLDCLQLLHFHIGSQIPTTALLSDGVGEAAQIYCELARLGADMRVIDVGGGLGIDYDGTHSAQTDMSVAYSLEEYAGAVVAAVGRVCDRKGVQHPIICSESGRALVSHHSVLVFEAFSATAPGRLDAATAYLLDELTDDCRADYRNVMAAAVRGDYDTCGLYADQLKRRSAEQFKEGVLGLEHLAAVDAFCELVARGMGAPEPPRTYHINLSVFTSLPDMWAIGQQFPIIPIQRLQERPAVDGVLSDLTCDSDGKVSEFIGGRHSLPLHELPTHATRGYYLGMFLGGAYQEALGGLHNLFGGPSVVRVSQCDGPHCFAVTRAAAGPSCADVLRAMQHEPEVMYEVLKQRTDGATAAALARAFGAMPYLVFDPEAAVMSGGESSDSERSAAGAAEEEDDEEWEFMRGLTV from the coding sequence ATGCCTGCGCTCGCCGTCGACGCCGCGACACCCGTGGCGCACGCCTTCGCGTCCTGCGACGCGGCGCGCTTCCCCGCCCCGCCCGTGGTGGGCCCCGCCGCCGCGGCCGAGGCCGCCCCCTGGTCGGCCGACCTCTCCGCGGCGCTCTACAACGTGGACGGCTGGGGCGCGCCCTACTTCTTCGTCAACGACGACGGCGACGTGGCCGTGCGCCCGCACGGCGCCGCGACTCTCCCGGGCCAGGAGATCGACCTGGCCAAGGTCGTGGCCAAGGCCGCGGGCCCGCGCGCCGGAGGCGGGCTCGgcctgccgctgccgctgctcGTGCGCTTCCCCGACGTCCTGCGCCACCGCGTCGAGACGCTCAACGCCGCCTTCGGCTACGCCGTCCGCTCCACCGGCTACGGCTCAAGGTACCAGGGCGTGTACCCGGTCAAGTGCAACCAGGACAGGTACGTCGTCGAGGACATTGTGGAGTTCGGCGCGCCCTTTGGGTTCGGCCTCGAGGCCGGCTCCAAGCCCGAGCTGCTGCTCGCCATGAGCTGCCTCgccgcgcgcggcggcctggacgCCCTGCTCATCTGCAACGGGTACAAGGACGACGGCTACGTCTCGCTCGCGCTCATGGCGCGCTCCATGGGCCTCAACACCGTCATCGTGCTCGAGCAGGAGGAGGAGCTCGACATTGTCGTCGAGGCCAGCCGCCGCCTCGGCGTGCGCCCCGTCGTCGGCATGCGCGCCAAGCTGCGCACCAAGCACGCCGGCCACTTCGGCTCCACGTCCGGGGAGAAGGGCAAGTTCGGCCTCAGCGCCGCGCAGATACTGTCCGTGGTCACCAAGCTCAAGGCCATCGGTATGCTCGACTGCCTCCAGCTGCTGCACTTCCACATCGGCTCCCAGATCCCGACCACCGCCCTGCTCTCCGACGGCGTCGGCGAGGCCGCGCAGATCTACTGCGAGCTCGCCCGCCTCGGCGCGGACATGCGCGTCATCGACGTCGGCGGCGGCCTCGGCATTGACTACGACGGGACCCACTCGGCGCAGACCGACATGTCGGTGGCGTACAGCCTGGAGGAGTACGCGGGCGCCGTGGTGGCCGCCGTGGGCCGCGTGTGTGACCGCAAGGGGGTGCAGCACCCCATCATCTGCAGCGAGAGCGGCCGCGCGCTGGTGTCGCACCACTCGGTCCTGGTGTTCGAGGCCTTCTCGGCTACGGCGCCGGGACGCCTGGACGCGGCCACGGCCTACCTCCTCGACGAGCTCACGGACGACTGCCGCGCCGACTACCGCAACGTGATGGCCGCCGCCGTGCGCGGCGACTACGACACGTGCGGCCTGTACGCCGACCAGCTGAAGCGGCGGTCCGCGGAGCAGTTCAAGGAGGGGGTCCTTGGCCTGGAGCACCTCGCCGCGGTGGACGCCTTCTGCGAGCTCGTCGCCCGCGGCATGGGCGCGCCCGAGCCGCCGCGCACCTACCACATCAACCTGTCCGTGTTCACCTCCCTGCCGGACATGTGGGCCATCGGGCAGCAGTTCCCCATCATCccgatccagcggctgcaggagCGGCCCGCCGTCGACGGCGTGCTCTCGGACCTCACCTGCGACAGCGACGGCAAGGTGAGCGAGTTCATCGGCGGGAGGCACAGCCTGCCGCTGCACGAGCTGCCCACCCACGCCACTCGCGGCTACTACCTGGGCATGTTCCTCGGGGGCGCCTACCAGGAGGCCCTCGGCGGGCTGCACAACCTTTTCGGCGGGCCCAGCGTGGTGCGCGTGTCCCAGTGCGACGGGCCCCACTGCTTTGCCGTGacgcgcgccgccgcgggcccgtCCTGCGCCGACGTGCTCCGCGCGATGCAGCACGAGCCCGAGGTGATGTACGAGGTGCTGAAGCAGAGGACCGACGGCGCCAcggccgccgccctcgcccggGCCTTCGGCGCAATGCCGTACCTGGTGTTCGACCCCGAGGCCGCCGTGATGTCCGGCGGCGAGAGCAGCGACTCGGAGCGGTCGGCCGCCGGCGCCGCCGAGGAGGAAGACGATGAGGAGTGGGAGTTCATGCGCGGGCTCACCGTCTGA